Genomic DNA from Halobaculum sp. MBLA0147:
TGTCGACGGAGAGCCCGCCGAACGTCTTCGCGCCGCCGTTCGTCGGGAGGACGTGGTTCGTCCCGGCGGCGTAGTCGCCCGCCGCGACGGGGCTGTACGGCCCGAGGAAGGCGCTGCCGACGTTGTCGATCCGGTCCAGGATCGCCTCCGGGTCAGCGGTCTGGATCGAGAGGTGTTCGGCGGCGTACTCCTCCGCGAACAGCACCGCCTCCGGCATCGAGCGGGCGTACAGGACGCCGCTGGCGTCGTTGCCGAGCGCCTCCCGGATCGTCTCCGTCCGCTCGCGGTCGGCGACGCGGTCCGCGACCGCCTCTGCGATCGCCGTCGCGACCGCCTCGTCGTCCGTCACGGCGACGACGGAGGCGTTCGGGTCGTGTTCCGCCTGCGCCAGCAGGTCGCTGGCGACGTGGCCAGGGTCGGCGGTGTCGTCGGCGACGATCAACACCTCGGAGGGACCGGCGAGGAAGTCGATCTCGACGGTGCCGCGGACCTCCGCCTTCGCGGCCGTCACCCAGCGGTTCCCGGGCCCGACGATCTTCCGGACGGCGTCGACGGTCTCCGTGCCGTACGCCAGCGCGCCGACCGCCTGGGCACCGCCGACGGAGTAGACGGCGTCGGCACCCGCCTCGTGGATCGCCGCCAGCGTGACGGGGTCGAGCTCGTCGGCCGGTGGCGTGACGACGGCGACGTGTTCGACACCGGCCACCTTCGCCGGGATCACGCCCATCAGCGCCGAGGAGGGGTAGGCGGCGGCGCCACCGGGGACGTAGACGCCGACGCGGTCGAGCGGCCGGAACCGGCGCCCGAGTTCGCGGCCGTCGGCGAACGTCTCTGTCCAGTCGTCGGGTACCTGTCGTTCGTGGAACGCCCGGACGTTCGCGGCCGCCTCGCGAATGGCGGTCAGCGTCTCCTCGGGCACCTCCTCGACGGCTCGTTCCGCCTCGTCGGTCACGTCGAGGTTGGCGACGGTCACGTCGTCGAACTCCTCGGAGAACTCGCGGAGTGCCACGTCACCCTCCTCGCGGACGCGGTCGAGGATCTCGCGGACGTCGCCCCGGACGGCGTCGACGCCCGCGTCGCGACCGAAGAAGGCCCGTCGCTCGTCCGGCCCCAACTCCGCCACGGCGCGTGGCTGCAGTGTGTCGCTCATACCTCTCGGTGGGGTCGTGAGGCGAATAGTCGTTCCGACTCTCGCGGTGCGGTGGCGACGGACGGCCGTCGCGTCGGGACACTCTTTGTGACCGGGACCCGACGCGGGGACGTGACAGACGAGGCCGAGACGACGGGGGACGAAGAGTCGGCGGAGGGGGAACCGACGGCCGACGAGGCGACGGACGGGGAACCGACGGCCGACGAGGCGACGGACGACGGGTACGAGTACGACGCCGACGGGATCCGCGCCGGGTTGGACGCGGACTTCGCCGTCGAGTACCACGAGACGCTGGGGTCGAGCAACGACCGGGCGAAGACACTCGCGGCCGAGGGGGCGCCGGAGACGGTCGTCGTCGCGGACGAACAGACCGCACCGCGGGGGCGCGAGGGCCGCGAGTGGTCCTCGCCGGCCGGCGGCGTGTGGGTGTCGCTGTTGGTGTGGCCCGACGCCGAGCCGGCGGCGACGCCGCTGTACACGCTGGCGACGGCGGTGGCGATCACGGAGGCCTGCCGCGAGGCCGGCGTCCGCGCCCGGATCAAGTGGCCCAACGACGTGCTCGTCGGCACGGACGGCGACCGCGGCGGCGCGAAGCTGTGTGGCGTCCTGACGGAGTCCGGGCAGACGGACGGGTCGGGGACGGACGAGAGCAGTCGAGACGACGACACGGCCCAGTCCGGCGACCGCTGGCTGGTGATCGGGATCGGGCTCAACGCCAACGTGGACCCGGCTGCGCTCCCCGCGGAGGCGGACGCGACGAGTCTCCGGGCCGAGCGTGGGGCGGACGTGGACCGGCGGCGACTCCTCCAGACGGTGCTCGACCGCTTCGACGAACTGCGCGGGGACCCCGACGCGGTCCTCCCCGCGTGGCGCGAGTACGCGGACACGCTCGACCGGCGCGTCCGGGTCGAGACGCCCGGCGGGACGGTCGTCGGCGAGGCGGTCGACGTACGGTTCCCCGGCTCGCTCGTCGTCCGGACCGACGACGGCGATGAGGTGGTCGTCACGGCCGGGGACTGTGAACACCTCCGTCCGATCGGGAACTGAGTGGTCGATCCGAGAGCGACGACCGAGGGTCGGTCGCCGACGCTTCCGGCTGGCGACGCGAGTCAGTGGGCGACGCGAGTCAGTGGGCGACACGAGTCAGTCGTCGACGCGGGTCAGTCGTCGACGCGGACGGTCAACACCGGCACGTCGGCCGACCGGAGCACCTTCTCGGCGGTCGACCCCAACAGCAGGCGGTCGATCCCGCCGCGGCCGTGCGTCGCGGTGACGATCAGGTCGCAGTCGTTCGTCTCCGCGTAGCGGACGATCCGCTCGCTGGGCGAGCCGTCGCGGATCGCCGTCTCACAGGGCACGTCGTAGTCGTCCGCGATGGACGCGACCGCCGCGACGGCGTCCTCGGCGTCCGCCCGGAGCATGTCGTCGACACCCTCCAGCGCGGCCTCCGTCGGCAACCCCGCGTACGCCCCGGCGTTGACGACGTACACCGTGTGCAGCGTCGCGCCGTGTTCGACCGCGAGGTCCACCGCGTGCTGGACGGCCCGCTCGACGCCCTCGGAGCCGTCCGTCGGGACGAGAATCCGGTCGTACAACCCCATGTGAACGTATGTCGTACTCCGTCGCCGTGTGGCAAAAGGGTTGCTCCGGTCAGATGACACCTACACTGACGGAGACGACGGCACCGCGCCCGTACCGTTCGGTCACCGTGTCTCGCTCCGTTCGGAGTCCGTCGACGCGACCTCGTCGACGAGTTCGTCGACCTCGTCGGCGGTGGCGATCGGGTCGTCACCGTCCGTGTCGGGGGGAGTCGCCGACGCGTCGGCGGCAGCCATCTCGGCGTTGTGGAGATCACCGAGCACACCTCTGATCTCGTCGACACGTTCCTGGACGACGAAGTAGTAGCCGTCGTGGCGGTCGAGCAACCCCTTCCGGTACAGCCTGTCGAGTGTCTTCCCGACGCTGTTCGGGGCGACCTCCGTCTCGTCTGCGAGCGCCCGCGGTCGATACGCCGTATCGGCGTTCGTCGCGAGGTGCCGCAGCGCGGTCTCCTCGTTGGTCCCGGGCGACACTGGGAACGCCTCGTCGGCCCGACGCTGGAGTTCCTCGACCGGAATCGTCGACGACGACATCTCGTGTCACCCTCTGTCACCGCTCGTCATCAACGCTTCGGTGGGTTCCTCTAGTGAGGTGACCGGCCGAGAAGAGAGCCACTCCCGAACCGCGAAGGGCGGTGGAACACGGACGAGAGTCGACGACGGTCCCCACCCTTGAAGCGTCACTGCACGTCGGCCCTCGGATCGTCACCACTCTTCGGGCGACGGGTCGTCGACGCCGGCCGCCAGCGCGCGGACGTAGCGGCCGACGTGGTCGTCCATCCGGCGTTTGAACCCGGCGCGTCGGGCGAGCCGGTCGAGTTCGCGCGAGACGTAGGTGCCGTACTGGACCGCCTTCTTGTCGGCCGTCCGAACCGCGGGCGGGACGAAGCCGTCGGCCGCCCGGCGGAGCGCCACCTTCCGCTCGTCCGGGGTGGCGATGGCCTCACCAGGGAGCCGGAGCGCGGCGGCGACGACGTCGTCGTGTAACAGTGGCGCGACCGGTTCGACGCCGGCGGCCCGCAGCGTACACACGTCTCGTGGGAGTTGCTCGGCCAGCGACTCCACCACCTCCCGGCGTGCCCCGCGGACGGTCGTCGCGTCGACGCGGTCGTCGGACGCCGGCTCGACGAGTTTCGCGTAGCCGCCGAACAGCTCGTCCGCTCCCTGCCCGACGGCCAGACGGTCGTAGCCGTCGGCGGCGGCACGTTCCGCGACGAGGAACAACGGGACGGCGATGCTCACGTCCATCGGGTTCGTGCGCCCCGTCGCCGCCGTCACCGCCCGCACGGCACGGCGGAGGTCCTCGTGGTCGATCTCGACGATCCGGAGGTCGCCCTCGCGACCGACGGCCGCCGCCGCCTCGCGTGCCGCGGCCACGTCGTGACACCCCTCGAAGCCCGCGACGTACAGCGGTGCCTCGGGGAGCCCGGCCGCGACGACCGCCGAGTCGACCCCGCCGGAGAACGCCACCGCCGTCTCCACGCCGTCGGCGGCTACCGTCTCCGGCTCGGAGGCTACCGTCACCGGTTCGGAGCCTGCCGTCTTCGGACCGGGTGCAGTCGACGCCGCGACGGCGCGGGTCCGCGACAGCACCGCGGTCTCGACGCGGTCGAGCGCCTCCTCGACCGGAAGTGGTTCCGGATCTGGCAACGACCAGACGTGTTCCGCCTCGTCGACCGGGTCGCCGAGCCGGAGTGCGTGGCCTGCCGGGAGCAGTTCCGGGTCCGCGAGCGTCGTCGGCTCGAACGCCCACCGACGCGGTCGCTCCCGGTCGACGTACAGCGGTCGCCGTCCGAGACAGTCGCGAACCAGGAGGTCGACACTCGCGGCCGTGTCCTCGCCACGCGCCCCGTCTGCCGTGTCGAACGGCGCGGGCGGATCGCGGACGCCACACACCAGCCCGGCGAAGCCGGTCGTCCCCGGCAACGGGTCGCCGTCGGCGAGTGCCGTCCGGACGACCGCCTCGTCGGCCCCGTCGAGTGTCGTTCGGACGACAGCCTCGTCGGTGCCGTCGAGTGTCGTGTCGCCAGAAGCGTCGGTGTCGTCGGTCACAACAGTTGGGCGAGCCGTCGTCGGACGCGTCGTTTCGCGCCGCCGGCGGCCTGACGGAAGGAGACGAGCCACGGGGTGCGCCGGCCGACGACGCTGGTCCGGCCCTCGCGGATCGCCCGCAACACCGCCTCGGCGGTGCGCTCGTCCGTCCCGATCTGCGTGACCGCCTGCCCGACCATCTCCGAGACGTGTGCGTCGCTCCCGGCGACGGTCGGGAGGCCACGACCGACGGCGAACGACTCCGCACGCCGGTTGCCCCGCCCGGTCAGCAGGCGCGAGTTGAACACCTCGATCGCGTCGGCCCGCGCCAGTTGCTCCTCGGAGACGTGTGGGGCGACGCCGTGACGCGACTTCTGGAAGGGGTGTGGGACGACGGCGATACCACCCGCGTCGTGGATACGGTCGATCGTCTCGTCGAAGGACAGGCCCGCCGGGATCGACTCGTCGATGCCGAGTCCGAGGACGTGGCCCGCCGCACTCGTCACCTCCATCCCGACGATACCGACGAGGCCGTAGTCTGCCGCCAGCGTCGCCGCCTCGCGGCTGGCCGCGATCTCGTCGTGGTCCGTCACCGCGAGCACGTCCAACCCGACGCCGGCCGCCTGCTCGACCAGCAGTTCCACTGGGTCGCGGCCGTCGTGGGACAGCTCGGAGTGGCAGTGCAACTCGGCGGCTAACACGCCTCCGTCTTCGCGAGCGGGAGAGAAAAGCGGTCCGGTCGGCGTGTCGGTGCGACTCTCGCATCCTCGCCCCGCGGTGTGGTCTTCCCGGGAGCGCCGCCGACACCGCCTGTCGCGGTCGTCTCCGCCGAGCGCGGTATCAAACCGTTTATACTGACGCCGGGGGAATCGAGGGGTAGGAATGCCGCGAGAACAGAAGGAGGTCCGCGAACTCCAGGAGGGGAGCTACGTGATGATGGACGACGCGCCGTGCGAGATCGACGCCTACAGTACGGCGAAGCCGGGGAAACACGGCAGCGCCAAGGCACGGATCGAGGGGACGGGCGTGTTCGACGACCAGAAGCGCTCGCTGTCCCAGCCGGTCGACGCGAAGATCTGGGTCCCGATCATCCAGCGCAAGCAGGGCCAGGTCGTCTCCGTCGACGCCGACGAGGTGCAGGTGATGGACCTCGACTCCTACGACACGTTCACGATGCTCGCGCCAGACGACCAGTCGTTCGAGGCCGACGAGAACATCGAGTTCCTCGAGTACGAGGGCCAGCGCAAGGTCGTCGGGTGATGCCGTTCCCCGGTGCGACCGCCGCCCGCGCGACCGACCGCCACTCGTCCGAGGACACCGACGCCGACGGGGCGACGGACCACGAGGCGGGAGCCGACGGCTCTGGACCGAACTACGTCCTCGTCGGTGCCCCGTTGGACGCGACGACGACGTTCCAGCCCGGCACCCGGTTCGGGCCCGACCGCGTCAGACGGTTCGCGCGGACGTTCGACGACTACGACCACCACACGGGTCGCTCCTTCTCCGCGTGTGGCGTCCACGACGCCGGCGACGTGGCGCCGTGGGACGACACCTCCGCGTACCTCGACCACCTCGCCGCAGAGCTCCGTGCGGCGGTGCTCGACGACGCCGTGCCGCTGACGGTCGGCGGCGAACACCTCGTCTCCTGGTCCGGCGTGCGCGCCACGGAGCCGGACACCTTCGTCGTCCTCGACGCGCACCTCGACCTCCGCGCGGCGTACGACGGGAACCCGCTGAATCACGCCTGTGTCACCCGTCGCATCCTCGACGGGCTCGGTGGAGCAGACGACGACGCAGACGACGGCGGTGAGACCCACGACGACGCCGCAGACGGCGGTGGCGACGGCGAGTCGTACCCGACGGTCGACGAGGTGGTGATCCTCGGAGCACGCACCGGGTCGCCCGAGGAGTGGGAGCGAGCCGAGGCGACGGACGTGACGGTCGTCCCACCCGCGGAGGTGAGCGAGTGGGAGCCGTCGTTCTCCGGATCGGCGTACCTCTCCGTCGACGTGGACGGCGCGGACCCGGCGTACGCGCCCGGGACGGGGACGATGGAGCCGTTCGGCCTCGCCCCTCGCGAGATGCACCGTGTCGTCCGTGCCGTCGCACCCGAGTGTGTCGGGTTCGACGTGGTGGAGGTGAACGACCGCGACGACGGCCAAGCCGCCGCGTTGGCCGGGAAGCTACTCCGCGCGTTCGTCTACGAACACGCCGACGCACACCGCGGCGCGTCTGGCGGGAACTGACTCATCGAGTCCGCCGCCCGACGAGATCACTCGACCAGCGCCGCACGGACGCGGCGGGCCGTCGCCTCGTCTTCGAGACTGAGCACGAACTCGCCGTCGTACTCGCCGGTCGCGATCGCGTCCGCGAGCGACGGTGCGATCCCGAACTGCTGGACGGTCTCGCCGTCGACCGCGACGACCACCTCGAACGCGTCCGGGTCGTCGGCGACGCCGGCCTCGCGGAACCGCTCGGAGACGCGATCCGCGGCCGCCGCCGTGAGCGTGAGTGGGACGACGTACCCGCCGGTCTGACGGGCCCGTACCGCTCCGACCTCGGCACTGTCTCCCTCGTCGAACAGTGTCCTCTCGGTGTCGGGCCCGCGGAGCGTCAGCGTGAGCGAGCCCGCCGCCGGTGCAGCGTCGGTAGACGCCGTGGTGCCGTCACTCCCTATGGTGTCGCCGCCGGTACCCGTGGTGTCACCGTCGCTCGGCGTCGTGTCACCGGTCGTCTCGCCGCTCGATCCGCCGACTCCGAGCCCGCCACAGCCCGCGACGGCCACACTCGTGGCCGCCGCGACACCGACGAGCGCGTCGCGTCTGGAGGGCACGCCCGGCGTGTCGGCGAGGGCTGGCAAGAACGTTCCGTGTCGTCTCGCGTCGTCGACACCGAGTGTGGTGGTCGTGTCACCGAGACAGGTGTGCCGTACGGGGAGGTGCTCTCCGATCGACTACCCCGTCGCGTGGGCCGCCACCGCACCGATCGCGCCGAACACGAGCGGGTAGACGACGCCCGCGAGCAGGACCCCCGTCACGGGGTCGACGGAGACGTTCTCCGTCGGGAAGACGAGCACACCGACCGCGCTCGCCGCGCCGTACCCCACCGCGACCGCCGCCCCCGCCAGCGCCGCCGACTCGGTCGACCCGCCCTCGACACCCCCGGCGCGTCCGACCGCGAGTCCCGCGACGAGCAGGAGCACCGGCGGCAGCACGTACAGGAGTGCGGTGAACCCGTCCTCGCCGCCGACGAAGTTCGCCGTCCCACCGACGAGCGGGATCTCGACCACCGCGTTCACGAAGTGTGCGTTGAAGACGATCCACCCGACGGCCTTCCACGTCGGGATGTCGGTGAACTGGCCGATGATCGAGTTCTGGATCTCCGAGGCCGCGAGCAGGTAGGTGAACAGGTACGTCGCCAGCCACGCTCCCAGTCCGGCGCCGGCCGCCGGCGCGAGCGGAAGCCCCGCGAGCCGTCCCCCAGTCTCTGACTCTGTCGCCATACCCTCGGGTGACGCACGACGGGTAAGTGCGTTGTGGGGGCGAAAAGATTGTATCAGTCGGTTGAGTCGTCAGTAGGAGATTGTTCTGTGTCATCAGGCACACTAGGGACCACAGGCTCGTCGAGAAATTTGCTTTTTTCGTATGTCGATTCTCTGCTATTTTTCTGTATAATATATACTAATAATATAGCTAAATTAGTTAAAAATATACTAACCATAATATTGAAAATTGGAGAGAGGAAGTCGACAATCGGCAGCAGTCGTGGCCGCATAAACGTTGGAATTAGCACAGTTTCTGCTATTTCATCGGGAAAAAGGAAAATAAATACTTATAAATAATGTTAGAAGAGTCATCTTTTTTAAATCAGACACATTTTCTTCCACGGCGGTAAAGGTAGTAGCTGCGATAAGCTTAGAACTAAATGTTTTGAAAGTCTGTACTGTGACTAAGAATTGCTTGACACCTAGACGGACAATCACTGCACCCAATACGGCACCGATACTCAGGAAAACAACCATCCGGAATGAAATATCGATGACCGACGCCGAAATTCCGAGGAGTATCAGTGGTGTCGACACTGCGGTCAGGAACTCCGTGATCCCGATGTAGTCCGTAATCTCCACCTCAATATCGTTCGTCTCTGCTGATCGGGTGACCGATTCGTCGGATTTGTCTCTCATTTCAAAAGAGTTTGATATCATTGCCTGGCGTGTTCGAAGTTGTATCATCAGCAGCGTCATCCCAGCAGATCCGACGGCAACGGCCGATAGACACAGTCCGAATGCAGTCACGGGTGAAGTGAGTATCTCAGACAGTGAGACAATCTCGTTCTCAAACAGCACCGCAGATGCGGGGACGAAGGCTGCGTACACGAGGAGGTTGGTGCGGACGATAGCGAGTGCTCGCTCCCTCAGCGAGAGGTAGAAGTCGTAGTCTCGAGAGTGCCGTTCACGATTCATTTACAGTTGCAATTGCCACTCGTAGAGGTAATTATCTGTCGGAGCGGTACACCTCGTGCCACTGCGGTGCCGAGACGAGACGGACCGAAACCCACATCGCCGGGCGTCACCCACGCCGTCGCATGCGCGACCACTTCGAGGTCCGTGCGTGGGACGCACGCGCCAGACTCGGCGACCTGAGCGTCCCGCGGGCGGGCGTCACCGTCCGGACGCCGGCGCTGATGCCGGTGGTCAACCCCAACCTGGAGACGATCGCTCCGGGGCGGCTCGACGACGAGTTCGGGGTACAGGTGCTCATCACCAACTCCTACATCGTCCGGACGACCGACGGGCTCCGCGAGCGCGCCGAGCAGCAGGGACTCCACGAGTTGCTCGAGTTCGACGGCGCCATCGTCACCGACTCCGGCTCGTTCCAACTCGCGGAGTACGGCGACATCGACGTGACCACCGAGGAGATCGTCCGCTTCCAACGCGAGATCGGCTCCGACGTTGGGACGCCGGTGGACGTACCCACACCGCCGGACGCGAGCTACGAGGCGGCGGCGGCCGACTTGGAGACCACCGAGCGGGCGCTCGCGGACGCCGCCGCGGTCGACACCGGGGAGATGCTCGTCAACGCGCCGGTCCAGGGGAGTACACACACGGACCTGCGCCGGCAGTCCGCCGAGACCGCCGCCGCGACGGACCACGACGTGTTCCCCATCGGTGCCGCGGTGCCACTGCTGAACGACTACCGCTACGACGACCTGATCGAGGTGATCGTCGCCGCCAAGCGCGGCCTCGACGCCGACTGTCCGGTCCACCTGTTCGGCGCCGGCCACCCGTCGATGTTGGCGCTGGCGACCGCCGCCGGCTGTGACCTGTTCGACTCCGCCGCCTACGCCCTGTACGCCCGCGACGACCGCTACCTCACCGT
This window encodes:
- the hisD gene encoding histidinol dehydrogenase, yielding MSDTLQPRAVAELGPDERRAFFGRDAGVDAVRGDVREILDRVREEGDVALREFSEEFDDVTVANLDVTDEAERAVEEVPEETLTAIREAAANVRAFHERQVPDDWTETFADGRELGRRFRPLDRVGVYVPGGAAAYPSSALMGVIPAKVAGVEHVAVVTPPADELDPVTLAAIHEAGADAVYSVGGAQAVGALAYGTETVDAVRKIVGPGNRWVTAAKAEVRGTVEIDFLAGPSEVLIVADDTADPGHVASDLLAQAEHDPNASVVAVTDDEAVATAIAEAVADRVADRERTETIREALGNDASGVLYARSMPEAVLFAEEYAAEHLSIQTADPEAILDRIDNVGSAFLGPYSPVAAGDYAAGTNHVLPTNGGAKTFGGLSVDTFLRSSTVQRLSRDALDDLSETITTLADAEGLEAHAASVRERLDEE
- a CDS encoding biotin--[acetyl-CoA-carboxylase] ligase; translation: MTDEAETTGDEESAEGEPTADEATDGEPTADEATDDGYEYDADGIRAGLDADFAVEYHETLGSSNDRAKTLAAEGAPETVVVADEQTAPRGREGREWSSPAGGVWVSLLVWPDAEPAATPLYTLATAVAITEACREAGVRARIKWPNDVLVGTDGDRGGAKLCGVLTESGQTDGSGTDESSRDDDTAQSGDRWLVIGIGLNANVDPAALPAEADATSLRAERGADVDRRRLLQTVLDRFDELRGDPDAVLPAWREYADTLDRRVRVETPGGTVVGEAVDVRFPGSLVVRTDDGDEVVVTAGDCEHLRPIGN
- a CDS encoding universal stress protein, coding for MGLYDRILVPTDGSEGVERAVQHAVDLAVEHGATLHTVYVVNAGAYAGLPTEAALEGVDDMLRADAEDAVAAVASIADDYDVPCETAIRDGSPSERIVRYAETNDCDLIVTATHGRGGIDRLLLGSTAEKVLRSADVPVLTVRVDD
- a CDS encoding asparagine synthase C-terminal domain-containing protein: MPGTTGFAGLVCGVRDPPAPFDTADGARGEDTAASVDLLVRDCLGRRPLYVDRERPRRWAFEPTTLADPELLPAGHALRLGDPVDEAEHVWSLPDPEPLPVEEALDRVETAVLSRTRAVAASTAPGPKTAGSEPVTVASEPETVAADGVETAVAFSGGVDSAVVAAGLPEAPLYVAGFEGCHDVAAAREAAAAVGREGDLRIVEIDHEDLRRAVRAVTAATGRTNPMDVSIAVPLFLVAERAAADGYDRLAVGQGADELFGGYAKLVEPASDDRVDATTVRGARREVVESLAEQLPRDVCTLRAAGVEPVAPLLHDDVVAAALRLPGEAIATPDERKVALRRAADGFVPPAVRTADKKAVQYGTYVSRELDRLARRAGFKRRMDDHVGRYVRALAAGVDDPSPEEW
- a CDS encoding PHP domain-containing protein, yielding MLAAELHCHSELSHDGRDPVELLVEQAAGVGLDVLAVTDHDEIAASREAATLAADYGLVGIVGMEVTSAAGHVLGLGIDESIPAGLSFDETIDRIHDAGGIAVVPHPFQKSRHGVAPHVSEEQLARADAIEVFNSRLLTGRGNRRAESFAVGRGLPTVAGSDAHVSEMVGQAVTQIGTDERTAEAVLRAIREGRTSVVGRRTPWLVSFRQAAGGAKRRVRRRLAQLL
- a CDS encoding translation initiation factor IF-5A, yielding MPREQKEVRELQEGSYVMMDDAPCEIDAYSTAKPGKHGSAKARIEGTGVFDDQKRSLSQPVDAKIWVPIIQRKQGQVVSVDADEVQVMDLDSYDTFTMLAPDDQSFEADENIEFLEYEGQRKVVG
- a CDS encoding arginase family protein, whose product is MPFPGATAARATDRHSSEDTDADGATDHEAGADGSGPNYVLVGAPLDATTTFQPGTRFGPDRVRRFARTFDDYDHHTGRSFSACGVHDAGDVAPWDDTSAYLDHLAAELRAAVLDDAVPLTVGGEHLVSWSGVRATEPDTFVVLDAHLDLRAAYDGNPLNHACVTRRILDGLGGADDDADDGGETHDDAADGGGDGESYPTVDEVVILGARTGSPEEWERAEATDVTVVPPAEVSEWEPSFSGSAYLSVDVDGADPAYAPGTGTMEPFGLAPREMHRVVRAVAPECVGFDVVEVNDRDDGQAAALAGKLLRAFVYEHADAHRGASGGN
- a CDS encoding transporter; its protein translation is MATESETGGRLAGLPLAPAAGAGLGAWLATYLFTYLLAASEIQNSIIGQFTDIPTWKAVGWIVFNAHFVNAVVEIPLVGGTANFVGGEDGFTALLYVLPPVLLLVAGLAVGRAGGVEGGSTESAALAGAAVAVGYGAASAVGVLVFPTENVSVDPVTGVLLAGVVYPLVFGAIGAVAAHATG
- the tgtA gene encoding tRNA guanosine(15) transglycosylase TgtA, giving the protein MRDHFEVRAWDARARLGDLSVPRAGVTVRTPALMPVVNPNLETIAPGRLDDEFGVQVLITNSYIVRTTDGLRERAEQQGLHELLEFDGAIVTDSGSFQLAEYGDIDVTTEEIVRFQREIGSDVGTPVDVPTPPDASYEAAAADLETTERALADAAAVDTGEMLVNAPVQGSTHTDLRRQSAETAAATDHDVFPIGAAVPLLNDYRYDDLIEVIVAAKRGLDADCPVHLFGAGHPSMLALATAAGCDLFDSAAYALYARDDRYLTVADTRELDSIEEFPCSCAVCTSHSVDEVCGADDDTRERLLAEHNLHVTLAEMRRIRDAIRNGRLLELVERRARGHPGLLDGYRTLLDHADWLEGTEPASAGTFFHVSHESARRPAVRRHHERLGRLDAPETLLVTAYGDPKDHSYDGVWRLQPPFGPLPRALSSTYPLTATVPDRTDAAAERAAADGVAALAAANPETELTVAHEDWAASALDALPADVTTENLHDLGSE